The following are from one region of the Cetobacterium somerae genome:
- a CDS encoding threonine aldolase family protein: MKKSFASDNYSGVHQKILEKIIEVNNGHVSAYGADEITQEAIECFKDIFGDVEVFFVFNGTGANVLALEGMKARASAVITPENAHIVQDETGAPSKITGMQLLTVPSTDGKLDLESAKKWLTFKNNFHKPKAEIISISQTTEYGTVYTLDEIKAISNFAKENNMLLHMDGARISNAAVALGCSFKEMTGDLGVDVLSFGGTKNGLMFGEALIFFNKELAKEFSWIRKQNLQLYSKMRFMSAQFIPYIKNNVWFECAKNANDIAQYLKLELEKIKIPVTKEVLANAVFAILPKEIISELQKSFYFYIWNENIHEVRLVTSFDSTKEDVDNFIKKIKELLGK; the protein is encoded by the coding sequence ATGAAAAAATCTTTTGCTAGTGATAACTATAGTGGTGTTCATCAGAAAATTTTAGAAAAAATAATTGAAGTTAATAACGGCCATGTTTCTGCTTATGGAGCAGATGAAATCACTCAAGAAGCAATTGAATGCTTCAAAGATATATTTGGGGATGTTGAAGTATTTTTTGTATTTAATGGTACTGGAGCTAACGTATTAGCACTAGAAGGAATGAAAGCTCGAGCATCTGCTGTTATAACTCCTGAGAATGCTCATATTGTACAAGATGAAACTGGAGCGCCTAGCAAGATAACTGGTATGCAACTTCTTACAGTTCCAAGTACAGATGGAAAACTTGACTTAGAATCTGCTAAAAAATGGTTAACTTTTAAAAACAACTTTCATAAACCAAAAGCTGAAATTATTTCAATCAGCCAAACTACAGAATATGGAACTGTTTATACATTAGATGAAATTAAAGCTATTTCTAATTTTGCTAAGGAAAATAATATGCTTTTGCATATGGATGGAGCAAGAATTTCTAATGCTGCTGTAGCTTTAGGATGTTCTTTTAAAGAAATGACTGGAGATTTAGGAGTTGATGTTTTATCTTTTGGTGGTACTAAAAATGGCTTAATGTTTGGTGAAGCTTTGATATTCTTTAATAAAGAATTAGCTAAAGAATTTTCTTGGATAAGAAAACAAAATCTTCAATTGTATTCAAAAATGAGATTTATGTCTGCTCAATTTATTCCTTATATAAAAAACAATGTTTGGTTTGAATGTGCTAAAAATGCAAATGATATTGCTCAATATTTAAAATTAGAATTAGAAAAAATTAAAATACCTGTAACAAAAGAAGTTTTAGCTAATGCTGTTTTTGCTATTTTACCTAAAGAAATAATTTCTGAACTTCAAAAGTCTTTTTATTTCTATATATGGAATGAAAATATCCACGAAGTAAGACTTGTTACATCTTTTGACAGCACAAAAGAGGATGTTGATAATTTTATTAAAAAAATAAAAGAATTGCTAGGAAAATAA
- a CDS encoding Fe-S-containing hydro-lyase produces the protein MIKLTTPLRDEDIKKLKSGDAVSITGVIYTARDAAHARLVKLLEEGKELPFDVKGQIIYYAGPTPAKPGQPIGSCGPTTSYRMDSYSPAILDQGLKGMIGKGARDQKVKDSIVKNGAIYFAAVGGAAALIAKSVKSSEIIAYEDLGAEAIRRLEVVDFPAIVINDCEGNDLYEIARNSSK, from the coding sequence ATGATAAAATTAACTACTCCGTTAAGAGATGAAGATATAAAAAAATTAAAATCTGGTGATGCCGTTTCTATAACTGGTGTTATTTATACTGCTAGAGATGCTGCACATGCTAGATTAGTTAAACTTTTAGAAGAAGGTAAAGAACTACCTTTTGATGTAAAAGGACAAATTATCTATTATGCTGGACCTACTCCTGCTAAACCTGGACAACCTATTGGAAGTTGTGGACCTACTACTAGTTATAGAATGGATTCATATTCTCCTGCTATTTTAGATCAAGGTTTAAAAGGAATGATTGGAAAAGGCGCAAGAGATCAAAAAGTTAAAGATTCTATTGTTAAAAATGGAGCTATATATTTTGCAGCTGTTGGTGGAGCTGCCGCATTAATTGCTAAGTCTGTAAAAAGTAGTGAAATCATTGCTTACGAGGATTTAGGTGCTGAAGCAATTAGAAGACTTGAAGTTGTTGACTTCCCAGCAATCGTTATAAATGATTGCGAAGGAAATGACCTATATGAAATAGCTAGAAATAGCTCAAAATAA
- a CDS encoding fumarate hydratase encodes MKVLDLDLVTNEVARLCIEANYFIGSDVLNKIKECQKTETSELGKVILSQIIENDEIAAKDNVPMCQDTGLVVVFLEIGTEVKINGDIYSAVNAGVAKGYKDGYLRKSVIRHPLDRVNTQDNTPAVIHTKLVPGSDKVKIIVAPKGGGSENMSTLKMFKPADGVEGIKKFVVDSIKNAGGNPCPPIVVGVGIGGNFERCAELAKEALLREIEDINPDPIAAALEAELLKLINDTNVGPQGLGGKTTALAVKVETQACHFASLPVAVNLNCHAARHKEVTL; translated from the coding sequence ATGAAAGTACTAGATTTAGATTTAGTTACTAATGAAGTTGCTAGACTTTGTATTGAAGCTAACTACTTTATTGGCAGTGACGTTTTAAACAAAATTAAAGAATGCCAAAAAACAGAAACTAGTGAATTGGGGAAGGTTATTTTAAGTCAAATTATTGAGAATGACGAGATTGCTGCAAAGGATAATGTTCCTATGTGTCAAGATACTGGTCTTGTTGTTGTTTTCTTAGAAATTGGAACTGAAGTTAAAATCAATGGAGACATTTACTCTGCTGTTAATGCTGGAGTTGCTAAGGGATATAAAGATGGATATTTAAGAAAATCTGTTATTAGACATCCTCTAGATAGAGTTAATACACAGGACAATACTCCTGCTGTTATTCATACTAAACTTGTACCTGGTTCTGATAAAGTTAAAATTATTGTAGCCCCTAAAGGTGGTGGGTCTGAAAATATGAGTACATTAAAAATGTTCAAACCTGCTGATGGAGTAGAGGGTATCAAAAAATTTGTTGTTGATAGTATTAAAAACGCAGGTGGAAATCCTTGTCCTCCTATCGTTGTTGGTGTTGGAATTGGTGGAAACTTCGAAAGATGTGCTGAATTAGCTAAAGAAGCTCTTCTAAGAGAAATTGAAGATATTAATCCTGATCCAATTGCTGCAGCGTTAGAAGCTGAACTTTTAAAATTAATAAATGATACTAATGTTGGTCCTCAAGGTCTTGGTGGAAAAACTACTGCTCTTGCTGTTAAAGTTGAAACTCAAGCGTGTCACTTTGCATCTTTACCAGTTGCTGTTAACTTAAATTGCCATGCTGCTAGACACAAGGAGGTAACATTATGA
- a CDS encoding PTS sugar transporter subunit IIA produces the protein MGLFDFFKKKKEDEWFNIYSPLNGKVIPLSEIPDDAFSQKMIGDGCGIDPAEGAICSPVAGEIDIFATNHAVSFEVPNGLELIVHFGIDTVKLNGEGFTRIAEPGSTVEVKDELIKYDLAYIKEHAKSTKTPVIIANMDQVEALEVVASGDVKIGDLLMRVKIKK, from the coding sequence ATGGGATTATTTGATTTCTTTAAAAAGAAAAAAGAGGATGAATGGTTTAATATCTATTCACCATTAAACGGAAAAGTTATTCCTTTAAGCGAAATACCAGATGACGCTTTTTCTCAAAAAATGATTGGGGATGGATGTGGAATTGATCCTGCTGAAGGAGCAATTTGCTCACCTGTTGCTGGTGAAATTGATATTTTCGCTACTAACCACGCTGTTAGTTTTGAAGTTCCTAACGGACTTGAGTTAATAGTTCACTTTGGAATTGACACAGTAAAATTAAATGGAGAAGGATTCACTAGAATTGCTGAACCTGGATCAACTGTAGAGGTTAAAGATGAGCTTATTAAATATGATTTAGCTTACATTAAAGAACATGCTAAATCAACAAAAACTCCTGTTATTATTGCAAACATGGACCAAGTTGAAGCGCTTGAAGTAGTTGCTTCTGGAGATGTTAAAATAGGAGACCTTTTAATGAGAGTTAAAATCAAAAAGTAG